The window CCCCCGACTGTTACTGGCACGACGAGGGCGCGGACCACCACCGCTACCCCGGGTTCCACGAACTCGCCTACCTCCACCCCGACCGGTTCACGCCGGACCCGGCGGTGCTGGAACGGCGCGGGGTCGACCCCGACGAGCGGTTCGTCGTCCTCCGACTGACCGGGTGGGACGCCGTCCACGACATCGGCGACAGCGGGTTAGACGGGCTCCCGGGGCTGGTTCGACAGCTCGAATCGCGGGGCGCGTCGGTGTACGTCACCGCCGAGGGCGAACTGCCGGACGCACTCGCCGACCGGGAACTGACGGTCGAGCCCTCGGAGATCCACCACCTGCTCGCCTACGCCGACCTCTTCGTCGGCGAGAGTCCGACGATGGCGACCGAGAGTGCCGTTCTCGGGACTCCGGCGGTCTACGTCCACAGCCAGCCACTCGGCTACACCGACGAACTGGCAGACTACGGCCTCCTGTGGGGGTTCCACGGCGACGACCGCAACGCCCGGGGGGCCGAACGTGCCCTCGAACTCCTCGACGCGGCCGACACGACCGACTGGGACGCCCACCGGGAGCAACTGCTCGCGGCGAAGGTGGACACGACCGACGTCGTCGTCGAGCGACTCCTCGGCGACGTGGGGGCGACCGGGACGGCACGGACTGCGACCGCACGGGCCGACGACTGACCGGCCGGCGGTCGCCGATCCGTTCGTCGTGTGGCCGTCTCGGGAGCCGAACTGTCCCTTAGCGCCCGTATAATAAGGGAGGCAGCCGCCCGCAGCGTCACCAATGATAGACGCGACCGACTCCGACACGACGGTCCTCGTGGCCGCTGCCGACGAGCCGTACGCCCCGACCGTCTGCCAGGCGCTCCGGGCGAGCGAGCACACCGACGTCCGACTCGTCGGAACCGCCGAGTCGTCGGGCGGCGTCTACGCCGACCTCGACACGTTCACCCCGACGGTACCGGCGGACCACGAGGACCTCGTCTCCGAACTGGTCGAGGTCGCCCACGAGGAATCGGTCGACGCTGTCTTCCCCCTCGGTCGTCCCGCTCGCCGGGCCGTCGCGCGAGCGAGACCGATCTTCGAGGACCTCCGGATAACGCCGGTTGTCGCCCCGCTCGACGGGGTGCTGACGGCGGCCGACGCCCAGCAGTGTCTCGACGCGCTCACGACCCGACAGCTAGCTCCAGTCCCCGACTTCGCACAGGTAACCGACGCGGACGAACTGCTCGGCGGAGCGCGCGCACTCGGCTACCCCGAGCGGAGCGTCGTCGTCCGCCTCTCCGGCGGCCGACGGATCGCTCTCGACCCCGACGGCCTCGACAGGACGGCCGTCGACGACCTGCCGGACGTCACCATCGACGACCTGCCGGACGAGCCGCTGCGACTCCAGACCGTCGCGGCCGTTCTCAGGGCCACCACCGACACGCGGAGGATGCAGGTGACCGAGGCACTCCCCGGGCCACGCCACGCCGTCGACGCGGTCGTCCGCGACGGTGATCTCCTCGCAGCCGTTCCCCAGACCGTCTCCCAGACGTCCGAGGGGAACGTCGTCCGTCACACCGAACCCGACGAGGCGTTGCTCGAGACGACCGCGGCTATCGCCGACGAACTAGACCTCGAGTACAACGTCGTCGCTCGCTTCGGGACGGGTCCGGACGGCACCCGGCGACTGGTCGGGGTCGTCCCGGGACTGGACGCCAGTGTCAGACTCTCGCTGGAGGCCGGGGTGAACACGCCCGGCGTCGCGCTCGCGGCAGCCTCGGGGCGCGGGCCGACCGCCCCCGACCCGATGACGTCCGTCACGTTGCGAGTCGACGAGACCAACCACTCGCCGTCGGTGGCGACACAGCGCTGAGACGGAGCCAGTATCGATGTCACGCACCACGTCGCTGTCCGGCCGGCTGTCGCGTCTCGACCTCGACGTTCTCGCGGCGGCGGCCGGGCTCCTGCTCGGAGTCGCGCTGCTCCCGCTCCAGTTGCTGTCGTCACAGATATTCATCGTCACACTCCCCATCGTCCTGGTGGCCGGCTCGGTGCTGTACCTGCTCGCCGCCCGACACACGGGGACGAACGACGGACTGCCGCAGCTCTCGCCGGCCGCACAGCGCGGGCTGGTCGGCCTCGTCTTCCTCGGACTCGGCGGGATGGTCGCGGCGGCCGCACTCGGCGGCGAGCGCACCATCGTCTTCATGGACCTCGCCGGGGTGGTGGGGGTCGCGCTGCTCGCACAGACGCTGTTCGCCGACGAACGGCACCTCAGTCCGGCGGTCGTGCTCGTGGAACTGCTCGCGTTCACGGCCGTCCTGCGGTTCGCGGCGACGTACACCGCCCCGGGGTACATCGGGGTCGACGTCTGGTCGCACACGACATTCGTCGAGCAGATTCTCGCGGCCGACGCGCTCGGTGCCATCCAGGAGAGCAAGTACTACGCCTCGCCGCTGTACCACCTGCTCACCGTCGCGACGGCGACGATGGGTGGACTGTCGGTGCGGAACGCGCTGTACCTCTCGCTGGGGGTCGCGATGGTGGTCGCGCCGCTGTTCGTCTACGGCACCGCCCGCCTGTTCGTCCCGGCGCGGTGGGCACTCGCCGCGGGCGTCCTGTACGCCGTCGCCGATCAGGCCATCCGCTGGGGTATCCACCTCATCCCGACGAGTCTCGGCCTGCTGTTCTTTCTCGCGTGTCTCTACTGTCTCGTCCGCGTGACCCACGCGAGCGACCACTGGCGGGGGTTCGGCCTCCTCGCCTTCTTCAGCACCGCCATCGTCCTCACCCACCAGCTCTCGTCGTTCATCATGCTGGTGTTGCTGGGTGGCGGGCTGGTCGCGCAGGTTCTGCTCCGGTTCGACCTCTTCGAAGACGACTCCGAACCGCTGGCCTTCGTCGGGGGCGCTGCCGGCCCGGTGAACATCGCGGGGCTGGTCGCGTTCGACTTCGGAC of the Salinirubrum litoreum genome contains:
- a CDS encoding DUF354 domain-containing protein, translated to MQALVTVQHPAHVHFFRHAIGELEDRGHEVHVAALDKDVALSLLDAYDIDHTVLGTRSGSLVQVALSQATIEARLVQLARRLDPDVITAIGGLTAAHVGAALGIRSVVFTDTEHARLSNRLTFPFADEVWTPDCYWHDEGADHHRYPGFHELAYLHPDRFTPDPAVLERRGVDPDERFVVLRLTGWDAVHDIGDSGLDGLPGLVRQLESRGASVYVTAEGELPDALADRELTVEPSEIHHLLAYADLFVGESPTMATESAVLGTPAVYVHSQPLGYTDELADYGLLWGFHGDDRNARGAERALELLDAADTTDWDAHREQLLAAKVDTTDVVVERLLGDVGATGTARTATARADD
- a CDS encoding ATP-grasp domain-containing protein; the protein is MIDATDSDTTVLVAAADEPYAPTVCQALRASEHTDVRLVGTAESSGGVYADLDTFTPTVPADHEDLVSELVEVAHEESVDAVFPLGRPARRAVARARPIFEDLRITPVVAPLDGVLTAADAQQCLDALTTRQLAPVPDFAQVTDADELLGGARALGYPERSVVVRLSGGRRIALDPDGLDRTAVDDLPDVTIDDLPDEPLRLQTVAAVLRATTDTRRMQVTEALPGPRHAVDAVVRDGDLLAAVPQTVSQTSEGNVVRHTEPDEALLETTAAIADELDLEYNVVARFGTGPDGTRRLVGVVPGLDASVRLSLEAGVNTPGVALAAASGRGPTAPDPMTSVTLRVDETNHSPSVATQR
- a CDS encoding ArnT family glycosyltransferase; the protein is MSRTTSLSGRLSRLDLDVLAAAAGLLLGVALLPLQLLSSQIFIVTLPIVLVAGSVLYLLAARHTGTNDGLPQLSPAAQRGLVGLVFLGLGGMVAAAALGGERTIVFMDLAGVVGVALLAQTLFADERHLSPAVVLVELLAFTAVLRFAATYTAPGYIGVDVWSHTTFVEQILAADALGAIQESKYYASPLYHLLTVATATMGGLSVRNALYLSLGVAMVVAPLFVYGTARLFVPARWALAAGVLYAVADQAIRWGIHLIPTSLGLLFFLACLYCLVRVTHASDHWRGFGLLAFFSTAIVLTHQLSSFIMLVLLGGGLVAQVLLRFDLFEDDSEPLAFVGGAAGPVNIAGLVAFDFGLILFTWSLTPYKGDTFLETVLNYLYINLLQAGFLDGVSSGAGGASQAGAQESQQLLATVSAYVTELGFLLLIFAGFVGCLALLNRARASQSTYALVVAISAMLFVVLGLPLFGIENFVPGRWIAFLYAPLAVVGVLGLRHLAARTPTTVAVAVLLLLIAVYPNVMVLSNDGAMDNPVFPGQHERLSYTEQELAALETVGDLKPPDRSESELYTDDPYGTVWERTDTHPAEPLPARDGRVIPQEFTVYRSYQSEHASYFEANATGETAGRPVNLDPPKEEVCPPAANYVYANGQVTACTLPN